In the genome of Cryptomeria japonica chromosome 8, Sugi_1.0, whole genome shotgun sequence, one region contains:
- the LOC131036903 gene encoding sphinganine C4-monooxygenase 2, producing MDQWKDFFLTDEALGTFVPIIVYWVYSGFYVLLDRLDGYRLHTVDEEKMKNLVSRTTVVKGVLFQQSIQALVALLLLRVTGDAGESGKTLQPPLMVQARQFLIAMFVFDTWQYFLHRYMHHNKLLYRTIHSRHHKLIVPWPFGAMYNHPLEGLLLDTIGGALSYLFSGMTPRTSIFFFSFATIKGVDDHCGILLPGNPFHIFFHNNTAYHDVHHQLHGVKYNFSQPFFIFWDKLLGTHMPYTLVKRSDGGYEAASAKKQ from the exons ATGGATCAATGGAAGGATTTTTTTCTGACAGATGAGGCTCTGGGCACCTTTGTACCTATTATTGTCTATTGGGTATATTCTGGCTTTTATGTTTTGCTGGATCGTCTTGATGGCTACAGATTGCATACTGTTGATgaggaaaaaatgaaaaatttggtgTCTAGGACTACTGTTGTCAAAGGGGTGTTGTTTCAACAGTCAATTCAGGCTCTGGTTGCCCTCTTATTATTAAGG GTGACAGGAGATGCAGGTGAATCTGGTAAAACTTTACAGCCTCCACTTATGGTACAGGCCAGACAATTCCTGATAGCCATGTTTGTGTTCGATACATGGCAGTACTTTCTCCACCGTTATATGCACCATAACAAGCTCCTGTATCGAACTATTCATTCAAGACACCATAAGCTTATAGTACCTTGGCCCTTTGGAGCAATGTACAACCATCCATTGGAGGGTTTGCTTCTAGATACAATTGGTGGTGCTCTGTCCTATCTCTTCTCAGGGATGACACCTAGAACATCCATATTCTTTTTCTCCTTTGCAACAATTAAGGGTGTAGATGATCATTGTGGTATCCTGCTGCCTGGAAATCCATTTCACATCTTTTTCCACAACAACACAGCATATCATGACGTTCATCACCAGCTGCATGGAGTGAAATACAACTTTTCCCAGCCCTTCTTCATATTTTGGGACAAACTTCTTGGGACTCATATGCCTTACACCCTTGTGAAACGATCAGATGGTGGATATGAAGCTGCATCAGCCAAAAAGCAATAA